TTACGATTCGGGCTGGCAGCTGCCGGGCAACGTGTGGGGTTTCAAGAGCTGAAACCCCACtttctgccccagcagcagaaGAGTCTGGCATGGAAAGACAAAGCTCTATCTccgtgctggagcagggacaggagctgaaGGGGAGGGTGATGACCGGGTAGCTCAGAATTACCATTGCAGGAGATGTGGGTCACATCTCGCGGGTCATTGCATGACTGTGTGTCCCAGGGGTCAGAGAGACACTGCCAGAAGGAGCTGTGTCTCTCCCCGCACTCCACGTGATCCAGCCAGGTGACACCAGACAGCGTGTCAGAGGTCCCTTGTGTATCAAGGAAccctctgtccccacagccAAGTTCCTTGCATGCCAGCGACACCTCTTTGGAAGTCATCGAGGTGGAGCAAACGCTGCCCCATGTCCCATTATAGAGAACCTGcaggtgcccagagcagccagtgctgttctccagccttAGGGCAACGAACTCTGGAAGGAAAATCCAAAGGATATCAGGCTGGTTTGGGTGGTGGGAGCAGGGatgtccctgcacccccaggcCCTCAGCCAGGCAAAGGCATGGCCAGCAAggctggggagaccttagagcagcttccagtactgaaagggttTCCagaaaggctggggaggggcttttgatcagggagtgcacgGACGGGACGAGGGGCAACAgctttcatctgaaagaggggagattgagatggcATCTtatgaggaaatattttgctgtaagggtttggaggccttggcccaggttgcccagagaaatggagGCTGCCttatccctggaagtgttcaaggccaggttggatggggctttgagaatGTTATAGgcagggaggtgtccctgcctccctatggcagggagggttggaactggatgtgttTTGAGGTCCCaacctgttccatgattctaggtCCGCCTTGTACCCATGGACAGAGAAATGTTCGGGATGGACAGACATTTCTGTCCTCCTTGCTAATCCTTGGAAGAAGTTGAGCTCTCCATGGACCCCCGGTGGTACTGAGCGGACCTGTGCATGGCTGTCCCGGGATGAGCTTGGGTAGGGGCTCTGAGGTGGCCAGGAACAGCCTCGGCCGTTGCCCGCTCTCTCCTTGTCCCTGCCTGCATGGCCCTGAATCCCCCCCAGTTCCTGGCACTGACCTGAGCAGATGACTCCTGCATCCTCTTTGTGCCCGCAGTCATGCTGCCCCCAGGCCTCCACTGGGCAGTCCCAGAGAGCTCCTTCAGCCCCGGAGCAGCTTACGCCGTCCAGCCAGATCTGCCCGGAGCCTTCCCCAAACCGAGCGGAATCAGACGCCTCCACCGCTCCCCCGCAGCCCAGCTGGCGGCACACAACAGTGGCATCGGGCAGGTCCCAGCCGTCATCGCAGACGGTGCCCCAGCTGCCCTGGTGGTAGATCT
This window of the Cuculus canorus isolate bCucCan1 unplaced genomic scaffold, bCucCan1.pri scaffold_153_arrow_ctg1, whole genome shotgun sequence genome carries:
- the LOC128850660 gene encoding scavenger receptor cysteine-rich type 1 protein M130-like; the encoded protein is MEAWSPPRSASLRLVGGESRCDGRVEIFQHGTWSRVLDDQWDEQEASVVCRQLQCGEAEGAYNPPKPERGTGPVGLRRVRCTGHEDSLTLCNTSVPESALAAGVAEDVGVVCRGSRRVRLANGQGRCAGRVEIYHQGSWGTVCDDGWDLPDATVVCRQLGCGGAVEASDSARFGEGSGQIWLDGVSCSGAEGALWDCPVEAWGQHDCGHKEDAGVICSEFVALRLENSTGCSGHLQVLYNGTWGSVCSTSMTSKEVSLACKELGCGDRGFLDTQGTSDTLSGVTWLDHVECGERHSSFWQCLSDPWDTQSCNDPRDVTHISCNGMQPEVLPALGTECPSSTSCTDREKIRAIG